A genomic region of candidate division KSB1 bacterium contains the following coding sequences:
- a CDS encoding 4Fe-4S dicluster domain-containing protein — translation MKLHNPPPPTYAFGYKTPPQPGNEINGLGVKEKVRARHVFHDPGGGRLPWHGLDEFFSYISIWGIVKHILANVWQLRRQDGPVHRERREVNDLKAMTAEIKAKAKELGAELVGITPMIDEAVYDGREIPFKYAICIGLSMDREEMSTVPHERAGIEVMRAYRVISRIAIELGEAIRAMGWPAKAYGNPNSTDILHIPLAINAGLGQLGKHGSMISKEFGSNFRLAAVATDLPLAIDEPVDLGVEDVCVNCRRCVLDCPPDAIFNEKQLVRGEQKWYVNFDKCIPYFVKTYGCAICIEVCPWSEPGRGEWLFDKMMGRRKNATEAQRT, via the coding sequence ATGAAGCTACACAATCCACCGCCGCCCACTTATGCTTTTGGGTATAAAACACCGCCCCAACCTGGGAACGAGATCAATGGGTTAGGAGTGAAGGAAAAGGTTCGAGCCAGGCATGTTTTCCACGATCCAGGCGGTGGCAGGCTGCCCTGGCATGGCTTAGATGAGTTTTTCAGCTACATCAGTATTTGGGGAATTGTTAAACACATCCTCGCAAACGTCTGGCAGCTCCGTCGCCAGGACGGACCGGTGCATCGTGAGCGACGGGAAGTTAACGACCTGAAGGCGATGACTGCTGAAATCAAAGCCAAGGCGAAGGAGCTCGGCGCGGAATTGGTCGGCATTACGCCCATGATCGACGAAGCTGTTTATGATGGCCGCGAGATTCCTTTCAAATATGCGATTTGCATTGGCTTGTCCATGGACCGGGAAGAGATGAGCACGGTTCCCCACGAACGAGCCGGCATCGAGGTGATGCGGGCTTACCGGGTCATTTCGCGCATCGCAATTGAGCTTGGTGAAGCGATTCGGGCGATGGGTTGGCCCGCAAAAGCCTACGGCAATCCGAATAGCACGGACATTTTGCACATCCCGCTGGCAATTAATGCAGGTCTGGGCCAGCTCGGCAAACACGGCTCCATGATCAGCAAGGAATTCGGCTCTAATTTTCGGCTGGCAGCTGTGGCCACCGACCTGCCGCTGGCTATAGATGAACCGGTTGACCTGGGAGTTGAGGATGTTTGTGTGAACTGCCGGCGCTGTGTGCTCGATTGCCCGCCGGATGCTATTTTTAATGAGAAGCAACTGGTGCGCGGCGAACAGAAGTGGTATGTGAACTTTGATAAATGCATTCCATATTTTGTTAAAACCTACGGCTGTGCCATTTGTATTGAGGTCTGCCCCTGGAGCGAACCCGGCCGGGGCGAGTGGTTGTTTGATAAGATGATGGGCCGCCGAAAGAATGCCACAGAGGCACAGAGAACTTAG